One segment of Chionomys nivalis chromosome 3, mChiNiv1.1, whole genome shotgun sequence DNA contains the following:
- the LOC130870701 gene encoding keratin-associated protein 19-3-like, which yields MSYYSGNFGGLGYGYGGFRGLGYGYGGYGCGCNSICRLGYGCGFGGYGFGSGYRGYGYGSGYGGYGYGCYRPSCSVRYGFSSFY from the coding sequence ATGAGCTACTACAGTGGCAACTTTGGAGGCCTGGGCTATGGCTATGGAGGATTCAGAGGACTGGGCTATGGCTATGGAGGCTATGGCTGTGGATGTAATAGCATCTGCAGACTGGGCTATGGCTGTGGCTTTGGAGGCTATGGATTTGGCTCTGGCTACAGAGGCTATGGATATGGCTCTGGCTATGGAGGCTACGGATATGGATGCTACCGCCCTTCATGCTCTGTAAGATATGGGTTCTCCAGCTTCTACTGA